A section of the Labrus mixtus chromosome 15, fLabMix1.1, whole genome shotgun sequence genome encodes:
- the lrrc38a gene encoding leucine-rich repeat-containing protein 38 has translation MLPCINWLQPLLALISSTLLTRANNCPSSCLCPDHHTVDCTGQGLTSVPDSIPLDVRRLLLSNNWIPWIPSDFLVLYSDLVYLDLRNNSLSQLEPGTLTTSSRLVFLDLGSNNLTEIPSGTFGESRSLIKLRLGNNPFLTMVDRDAFTGLSSLRELELDRNGLTELDVSVLESLPSLRMLRLEGNPWLCNCQFAKLFAWLTENRHKLPNGMEGIECSLPMDGRLVPLSLLSDESFRECRGALTLTDYLIVIFSGISVSVVAIMASFFLASTVHCFQRLSKGSKGDEEDGND, from the exons ATGTTACCATGCATTAACTGGCTGCAGCCTCTCCTCGCCTTGATCTCCTCCACCTTGCTCACACGAGCCAACAACTGCCCGTCCAGCTGTTTGTGTCCAGACCACCACACCGTGGACTGCACCGGCCAGGGTCTGACCAGCGTCCCGGACTCCATCCCGTTGGACGTCCGCCGCCTCTTGCTCTCCAACAACTGGATTCCCTGGATCCCCTCTGACTTCCTGGTCCTCTACAGCGACCTGGTCTACCTGGACTTGAGGAATAACTCCCTTTCCCAGTTGGAGCCGGGGACCCTGACCACCTCCTCAAGGCTGGTCTTCCTGGACCTCGGGAGCAACAACCTGACAGAAATCCCCTCCGGGACGTTCGGGGAGTCGAGGAGTCTGATCAAACTGCGACTGGGGAACAACCCCTTCCTGACCATGGTGGACAGGGACGCTTTCACGGGGCTGTCCTCTCTGagggagctggagctggacagGAACGGTCTCACAGAGCTGGACGTCAGCGTCCTGGAGTCCCTGCCCTCCCTCCGGATGCTGCGTCTTGAGGGGAACCCCTGGCTCTGCAACTGCCAGTTTGCCAAACTGTTTGCATGGCTTACAGAGAACCGTCACAAGCTCCCAAATG GTATGGAGGGGATAGAGTGCTCCCTGCCTATGGATGGACGTCTGGTTCCTCTCAGTTTACTCTCTGACGAAAGTTTCCGGGAGTGCCGCGGCGCCCTCACCCTCACCGACTACCTCATCGTCATCTTCTCCGGCATCTCTGTCTCAGTAGTAGCCATCATGGCCAGCTTCTTCCTCGCTTCCACAGTCCACTGCTTCCAGCGCCTCAGTAAAGGCAGCAAAGGAGACGAGGAAGATGGGAATGACTGA